The proteins below are encoded in one region of Campylobacter rectus:
- a CDS encoding rhomboid family intramembrane serine protease, whose protein sequence is MNATISLIALNFLVYFAVYCGICSSNVILGLNMSFTDGLYVWQPATSMFMHANLTHLLMNMAVLYQFGSLLERRYGSEKFAVIYCIGGVLTSLLSFIYIYVIFKIDGTFINLVGASGAISLLLGILAFLDASSRKGLIIAILLMSFVPVAMGVNVAWYAHIVGFALGYFGAKFKVIK, encoded by the coding sequence TTGAACGCTACGATATCGCTTATCGCACTAAATTTTCTAGTATATTTCGCCGTTTATTGCGGCATTTGCAGTAGCAATGTGATTCTTGGATTAAATATGTCTTTCACGGACGGGCTTTATGTCTGGCAGCCTGCGACCTCGATGTTTATGCACGCAAATTTGACGCATCTACTGATGAATATGGCGGTTTTGTATCAGTTCGGATCGCTTCTTGAGCGGCGCTACGGCAGCGAAAAATTTGCCGTCATATACTGCATCGGAGGCGTTTTGACCTCGCTGCTTAGTTTTATTTATATATATGTTATATTTAAGATCGACGGAACTTTTATAAATTTAGTCGGAGCTAGCGGCGCGATCAGCCTGTTGCTTGGCATTTTGGCGTTTTTGGACGCGAGCAGCCGAAAGGGGCTAATCATCGCCATCTTGCTAATGAGCTTCGTGCCCGTAGCTATGGGCGTAAACGTCGCCTGGTACGCGCATATCGTCGGCTTTGCATTAGGCTATTTCGGGGCAAAATTTAAGGTGATAAAATGA
- the murA gene encoding UDP-N-acetylglucosamine 1-carboxyvinyltransferase gives MHYLEIEGNAKLGGEVAISGAKNAALPLIAAALIIKNDVTLKNMPNVADIKTLATLLVNLGAKCEFTDDHTLKINSNYVSSTKANYDIVRKMRASILVLGPLLARFGHCEVSLPGGCAIGQRPIDLHLSALEKMGANIEIKQGYVVATAPDGLKGAQIVFDKITVTGSENIIMAAALAHGTTHLINVAKEPEVVQLCEVLAGGGARIEGIGTDELVIEGTDRRLLDVGEITVIPDRIEAGTYLCAGAITNSQITVTKANAAHLRAVLTKFNQMGFETVVDSDKITIMPAKNVNPVEIVTTEFPGFPTDMQAQFMALSLTANGVSTIDERLFENRFMHVSELTRMGADIRLNGHIATIYGGGEINAADVMATDLRASSALVLAALAANGTSRVHRIYHLDRGYEGLERKLAALGAKIRRLEE, from the coding sequence ATGCATTATTTGGAAATCGAAGGAAACGCGAAACTGGGCGGCGAGGTCGCCATAAGCGGGGCTAAAAACGCCGCCCTGCCCCTCATAGCCGCGGCTCTAATCATAAAAAACGACGTGACGCTAAAAAATATGCCAAACGTCGCCGATATAAAGACATTGGCTACTCTGCTGGTAAATTTGGGCGCAAAGTGCGAATTTACGGACGATCATACGTTAAAAATCAACTCAAACTACGTCAGCTCCACGAAGGCCAACTACGACATCGTGCGTAAAATGCGCGCTTCCATCCTGGTGCTTGGCCCGCTGCTAGCTAGGTTTGGCCACTGCGAGGTGAGCCTGCCGGGCGGCTGCGCGATAGGACAAAGGCCGATCGATCTGCATCTAAGCGCGCTTGAAAAAATGGGCGCAAACATCGAAATCAAACAAGGCTACGTCGTCGCCACCGCACCCGACGGGCTAAAGGGCGCGCAGATCGTCTTTGACAAGATCACGGTAACGGGCAGCGAAAACATCATCATGGCCGCCGCGCTCGCTCACGGCACGACGCATCTAATCAACGTCGCCAAGGAGCCTGAGGTGGTGCAGCTTTGCGAGGTTTTGGCCGGCGGAGGCGCGAGGATCGAGGGCATCGGCACGGACGAGCTCGTGATCGAGGGCACGGACAGGCGCCTACTGGACGTCGGCGAGATAACGGTCATCCCTGATAGGATCGAGGCTGGGACGTATCTTTGCGCCGGAGCGATCACGAACTCGCAAATCACCGTAACAAAAGCCAACGCTGCGCATCTGCGAGCCGTGCTTACTAAATTTAACCAAATGGGCTTTGAAACCGTCGTGGACAGCGACAAAATCACGATAATGCCCGCTAAAAACGTAAATCCCGTCGAGATCGTGACGACTGAGTTTCCGGGCTTTCCGACCGATATGCAGGCGCAGTTTATGGCGCTCTCGCTCACGGCAAACGGCGTCAGCACGATCGACGAGAGGCTTTTTGAGAACCGTTTTATGCACGTTAGCGAGCTCACGCGTATGGGTGCCGATATCCGTCTAAACGGCCACATCGCGACGATCTACGGCGGAGGCGAGATAAACGCCGCGGACGTGATGGCTACCGATCTGCGCGCCAGCTCGGCTCTGGTGCTGGCGGCCCTTGCCGCAAACGGAACTAGCCGCGTGCATAGAATTTATCACCTAGATAGAGGCTACGAGGGGCTGGAGCGCAAACTAGCGGCTCTGGGCGCAAAAATACGCAGACTGGAGGAGTAA
- a CDS encoding molybdopterin molybdotransferase MoeA, with product MTLELAQNLILEKAKFDGYGEFISLERATGKILAGDVVAVKNLPSFDNSALDGYALKFDDFNEPLSVVATVLAGDTAEISLKKGECVKIMTGAKMPANTDTIVPFEDAVLQDGKLSPQSKIKKFNAVRYKGEEVKAGEILLKKGEILTPAKVMMLAAQGIYCVCVEREPKIGIFSSGDEVVEPWQNAGQGQIYNANAAGIASLLQSFGFASSYAGIIKDDLESTTRALETAEFDVIITSGGASKGEADFMKTALLNLGFSELFDGVNIRPGRPSKVFIKDKKIVFILPGNPMAAFLMSFLLVVPFLKGTQFEKFGAVLNQDVKIKSGRQNIVFGSFADGKFNVTDDNKFGSGMIMPLIKSNAILITSESDSALKAGEIVKFLRIS from the coding sequence ATGACGCTAGAGCTTGCTCAAAATTTGATCTTAGAAAAAGCTAAATTTGACGGATACGGCGAGTTTATAAGCCTTGAGCGCGCGACGGGTAAAATTTTAGCCGGAGACGTCGTAGCGGTTAAAAATTTGCCATCTTTTGACAATTCGGCATTGGACGGCTACGCGCTTAAATTTGACGATTTTAATGAGCCGTTAAGCGTCGTAGCGACCGTGCTGGCGGGCGATACGGCCGAAATCTCGCTAAAAAAAGGCGAATGCGTAAAGATAATGACCGGCGCGAAAATGCCGGCAAACACCGATACTATCGTGCCTTTTGAGGATGCGGTTTTGCAGGACGGCAAGCTCTCGCCGCAAAGCAAAATCAAAAAATTTAACGCCGTGAGATATAAGGGCGAAGAGGTCAAAGCGGGTGAAATTTTACTTAAAAAAGGTGAAATTTTAACGCCCGCAAAAGTGATGATGCTAGCCGCGCAGGGCATTTACTGCGTCTGCGTAGAGCGCGAGCCAAAGATCGGTATATTTTCGAGCGGCGACGAAGTAGTCGAGCCGTGGCAAAACGCTGGCCAGGGGCAAATCTACAACGCAAACGCCGCAGGCATCGCCTCTTTGCTTCAAAGCTTCGGCTTTGCTAGCTCGTATGCGGGCATCATAAAAGACGACCTAGAAAGCACGACGCGCGCGCTTGAGACGGCTGAATTTGACGTTATTATCACAAGCGGCGGAGCCAGCAAGGGCGAGGCCGATTTTATGAAAACGGCGCTTTTAAATTTAGGCTTTAGCGAGCTTTTTGACGGCGTAAATATACGCCCCGGACGACCGAGCAAAGTTTTCATAAAGGACAAAAAAATCGTTTTTATCTTGCCCGGAAACCCGATGGCTGCGTTTTTGATGTCTTTTTTGCTGGTCGTTCCGTTTTTAAAGGGCACGCAGTTTGAAAAATTTGGCGCCGTTTTAAACCAAGACGTAAAAATAAAATCAGGACGTCAAAACATCGTATTTGGCAGCTTTGCGGACGGTAAATTTAATGTCACGGACGATAATAAATTTGGCTCGGGTATGATAATGCCTCTTATCAAAAGTAATGCGATTTTGATAACCAGCGAAAGCGATAGCGCGCTAAAAGCGGGCGAAATCGTAAAATTTTTGCGAATTTCTTGA
- a CDS encoding class I SAM-dependent methyltransferase encodes MTINNIEQTYDALPYISQSFKETHPQKLESIARLISLDPPAASEARVLEIGCSFGGNLIPFALNNKNADVVGIDLSGIQISKGQKIVEDIGISNLKLHQKDICELKDELGKFDYIIAHGVYSWVPKNVQKSILSVIKNLLTPNGLAYVSYNVYPGWKGRSVLRDFIDIFVQNSHKDASEREKVAAFKENIKTLKDYIKTIGLENDQGWLIRHIDSVNDKYADMDYYLYHEFFEIFNDPYYFFEFIKDIEKFELGYLADTNLYLSLNTLYDEQIYSLFDAIKDMPARIVKEQYTDFAINSSFRRSVITHSINAKNARLDKKYDKKSLNVLHIRGKFEAKDGNIVDIKGRIVNPKVAKIVEAINSVYPGSINIKELVDKFEDKNEVYSNVIPLILNDSVDISPVTIKCVKYAPGKSKIKEIYERYIKYFLKDDEPAISFSNQFNEIIFSKFNKADLEIILEFNGKNSIKDVKNIIKSKGIKMQRKDEKGNVVNVGTSEAADIYLRSLIERMTNSLMFEEI; translated from the coding sequence ATGACTATAAATAATATTGAGCAAACTTACGACGCCCTTCCCTATATTTCTCAGTCTTTTAAAGAGACTCATCCGCAAAAGCTTGAGTCCATAGCGAGGCTTATCTCTCTTGATCCTCCCGCGGCTTCGGAAGCTAGAGTTTTAGAGATCGGCTGTTCGTTCGGCGGAAATTTGATCCCGTTTGCGCTAAATAATAAAAACGCAGACGTCGTCGGCATCGATCTATCCGGTATTCAAATTTCAAAAGGGCAAAAGATTGTCGAAGATATCGGGATTTCAAATTTAAAGCTGCATCAAAAAGATATCTGCGAGCTAAAGGACGAACTGGGTAAATTTGACTACATCATAGCTCACGGCGTTTATAGTTGGGTGCCAAAAAACGTCCAAAAATCGATTTTAAGCGTTATAAAAAATTTGCTAACGCCAAACGGGCTTGCTTATGTTTCGTATAATGTATATCCGGGCTGGAAAGGAAGGTCCGTTTTGAGGGATTTTATCGATATCTTCGTGCAAAATTCGCACAAAGATGCGAGCGAGCGAGAGAAAGTAGCGGCTTTTAAGGAAAATATAAAAACTCTAAAAGACTACATAAAAACAATCGGCCTTGAAAACGATCAGGGGTGGTTGATAAGACACATCGACAGCGTCAATGATAAATATGCCGATATGGACTACTATCTCTATCACGAATTTTTTGAGATTTTCAACGACCCTTACTATTTCTTCGAGTTTATAAAAGATATCGAAAAATTTGAGCTCGGGTATCTTGCGGATACGAATTTGTATTTGTCCTTAAATACTCTTTACGACGAGCAAATTTACAGTCTTTTTGACGCCATAAAAGATATGCCCGCACGCATAGTAAAGGAGCAATATACCGATTTTGCGATAAACTCAAGCTTTCGTAGGAGCGTAATAACTCACTCCATAAACGCCAAAAATGCAAGGCTTGATAAAAAATACGACAAAAAAAGTCTAAATGTGCTTCATATTCGCGGTAAATTTGAGGCAAAAGACGGCAATATCGTTGATATTAAGGGACGAATCGTAAATCCGAAAGTCGCCAAAATCGTCGAAGCGATAAACTCGGTCTATCCCGGCTCGATAAACATCAAAGAGCTGGTGGATAAATTTGAGGATAAAAACGAGGTTTATTCAAACGTTATTCCGCTGATACTAAACGATAGCGTCGATATCTCGCCGGTCACGATAAAATGCGTAAAATACGCTCCCGGCAAAAGCAAAATCAAAGAAATTTACGAAAGATATATAAAATATTTTTTGAAAGACGACGAGCCCGCCATTAGTTTTTCAAATCAATTTAACGAGATAATATTTAGCAAATTTAACAAAGCCGACCTTGAGATAATACTGGAATTTAACGGTAAAAATAGCATAAAAGACGTAAAAAATATCATCAAAAGCAAAGGCATAAAGATGCAAAGAAAAGACGAAAAAGGAAATGTCGTAAATGTCGGCACTAGCGAGGCTGCGGACATCTATCTGCGCAGCTTGATAGAGAGGATGACGAACAGCTTGATGTTTGAAGAAATTTAG
- a CDS encoding NlpC/P60 family protein produces MKFTIFLPLASLAALIFSGCVGSAPKIYPIDQSGEILNARFLNSQQDVFNDLGGIALSNFMQGFLDKKDGGDCSGFVSLVNKNINNIYFAETNLLKFYGEKGLKSQAIFNFYKKRNLISQTSPKLGDLVFFSNTTSQTKSKNKQIVTHLGIIDRIEDDGTIRFMHNTRGKNKNGFINLFQKNSHKIGGKVVNSYIVACKGGNADCLTSNRFAGFGKVKF; encoded by the coding sequence ATGAAATTTACGATTTTTTTACCGCTCGCATCGCTTGCGGCTTTGATTTTTAGCGGATGCGTGGGCAGTGCGCCCAAAATTTACCCGATCGATCAAAGCGGAGAGATTTTAAACGCGAGATTTTTAAACTCGCAGCAAGACGTATTTAACGATCTGGGCGGTATCGCGCTTTCAAATTTTATGCAGGGTTTTTTGGATAAAAAAGACGGCGGAGACTGCTCGGGATTTGTCTCGCTCGTGAATAAAAACATAAATAATATTTACTTTGCCGAGACAAATTTACTCAAATTTTACGGCGAAAAAGGGCTAAAATCGCAGGCGATTTTTAATTTTTATAAAAAGAGAAATTTGATCTCACAAACAAGCCCGAAGCTCGGAGATTTGGTGTTTTTTAGCAACACCACGAGCCAAACTAAAAGCAAAAACAAACAAATCGTTACTCATCTTGGCATCATAGACCGCATCGAAGACGACGGAACTATAAGATTTATGCATAATACTAGAGGTAAAAATAAGAACGGATTTATAAATCTCTTTCAAAAAAATAGCCATAAAATAGGCGGTAAAGTGGTGAACTCCTATATCGTAGCGTGCAAGGGCGGAAACGCCGACTGTCTAACGTCAAACAGATTCGCCGGCTTTGGCAAGGTTAAATTTTAG
- a CDS encoding SixA phosphatase family protein — MKKIYFIRHAKAVEESEGGDFERDLSERGKKDLALMCERLKKHEVRADAIFASPAKRCAKTVQKLAAAVKFEKKIKFKDELYGAQMHELLEFVRKLDDKFQSVFIVAHNDAITEICELLSDAAIGNIPTCGIFCVKFDGNFKELKEHGAKALFFDYPKKHKKS; from the coding sequence ATGAAAAAAATCTACTTCATCAGGCACGCAAAAGCCGTAGAAGAGAGCGAGGGCGGCGACTTCGAGCGCGATCTAAGTGAGCGCGGCAAAAAGGATCTGGCGCTGATGTGCGAGCGGCTAAAAAAGCATGAGGTGAGGGCGGACGCGATATTTGCCAGTCCCGCCAAACGCTGCGCCAAAACGGTTCAAAAGCTGGCCGCGGCGGTCAAATTTGAAAAAAAAATCAAATTTAAAGACGAGCTCTACGGCGCGCAGATGCACGAGCTTTTGGAGTTTGTGCGGAAGCTGGACGATAAATTTCAAAGCGTATTTATCGTCGCGCACAATGACGCGATAACGGAAATTTGCGAGCTTTTAAGCGATGCCGCGATCGGAAATATCCCTACATGCGGCATCTTTTGCGTCAAATTCGACGGAAATTTCAAAGAGCTAAAAGAACACGGCGCAAAGGCCTTGTTTTTCGACTATCCTAAAAAGCATAAAAAGAGCTAA
- the flgA gene encoding flagellar basal body P-ring formation chaperone FlgA has product MYCVSNGKITLADLGFEGKNDEILNLNDSKAAKINSQKLAEILKKYDVRLEDKSGGETIFVKNCDALNLVQRAFLQAVTSEFKDIKFVKFPLIEPQNELPKNFHEYKFDKIYTNKINPKGSFRAGFVTPNGSRPSVFFRYEIGAKMPVLRATRPLATRQMLGVGDFVKDWVELGEFSPDMMSEAPNARLAAKQNIKSGEVLRLRQFTSLPLIKKGERVGAVLSDGALSIIVEVTALENGNLGDTIKVKNNDKKVFSAQIVSKKQVMIR; this is encoded by the coding sequence ATGTATTGCGTTTCAAACGGCAAAATAACGCTAGCTGATCTTGGCTTTGAAGGCAAAAATGATGAAATATTAAATTTAAACGATAGCAAAGCCGCAAAAATAAATTCTCAAAAATTAGCCGAAATTTTAAAAAAATATGACGTACGACTCGAGGATAAAAGCGGCGGAGAGACGATTTTCGTCAAAAACTGCGACGCGCTAAATTTGGTGCAGCGAGCGTTTTTGCAGGCGGTTACGAGCGAGTTTAAAGATATAAAATTCGTCAAATTTCCGCTCATCGAGCCTCAAAACGAGCTTCCTAAAAATTTTCATGAATACAAATTCGACAAAATTTACACAAACAAAATCAATCCAAAAGGCAGCTTTAGGGCCGGTTTCGTCACGCCAAACGGCTCGCGGCCAAGCGTATTTTTTAGATATGAGATCGGCGCGAAAATGCCCGTTTTAAGAGCGACCAGGCCGCTTGCCACACGCCAAATGTTGGGCGTGGGCGACTTTGTAAAGGATTGGGTGGAGCTTGGCGAGTTTAGCCCCGATATGATGAGCGAGGCGCCAAATGCGAGGCTAGCGGCCAAACAAAATATAAAAAGCGGCGAAGTCTTGCGGCTGCGGCAGTTTACTTCGCTTCCGCTTATCAAAAAAGGCGAGCGCGTGGGCGCCGTGCTTAGCGATGGGGCGCTTAGCATCATCGTCGAGGTTACTGCGCTAGAAAACGGCAATCTAGGCGATACGATCAAGGTCAAAAACAACGACAAAAAGGTCTTTAGCGCGCAAATCGTCTCAAAAAAACAGGTGATGATAAGATGA
- a CDS encoding ferritin-like domain-containing protein has translation MRFFERIWEILECGDKELKFDKFKRFYAEYKAGKFDAQIEEGGEFDEIKPLKRPSYAAFCEVVAMREIGGKKQADKQKAFLHSIAHIEYGAVDIALDAAYRFRALPKAYYDDWLEVAQDEIRHFRLIEEHMAKFGVKYGDFAVHDGLFIALQNTSASLLERMAVLPRYMEANGLDANAFMLKKLEAEREKDESKARLCEILQVILDEEISHVSKGDRWFKFACEKEGVSPETYAQIVQKIYPKAFLRSRELNVNARLKSGFSEAEIERIRGLAQTQKTRQTK, from the coding sequence ATGAGATTTTTCGAGCGAATTTGGGAAATTTTAGAGTGCGGCGACAAAGAGCTTAAATTTGACAAATTTAAACGATTTTACGCCGAATACAAGGCCGGTAAATTTGACGCGCAAATAGAAGAGGGCGGCGAATTTGACGAGATAAAACCGCTAAAACGTCCAAGCTACGCGGCATTTTGCGAGGTAGTAGCGATGAGGGAAATCGGCGGCAAAAAGCAAGCGGACAAGCAAAAAGCCTTCCTTCACTCGATCGCGCATATCGAATACGGCGCCGTAGATATCGCGCTGGATGCGGCGTATCGCTTCCGCGCGCTGCCAAAGGCCTACTATGACGACTGGCTCGAGGTCGCGCAGGATGAGATCAGGCACTTTAGGTTGATAGAGGAGCATATGGCTAAATTTGGCGTAAAATACGGCGATTTTGCCGTGCACGACGGGCTTTTTATCGCTCTGCAAAACACATCCGCGTCGCTGCTCGAGCGTATGGCGGTGCTGCCTAGATATATGGAAGCAAACGGCCTTGACGCCAATGCTTTTATGCTAAAAAAGCTGGAAGCCGAGCGCGAAAAAGACGAGAGCAAGGCGCGGCTTTGCGAAATTTTGCAAGTCATATTAGACGAGGAGATCTCGCACGTCTCAAAAGGCGATCGGTGGTTTAAATTTGCTTGCGAAAAAGAGGGCGTAAGCCCCGAAACCTACGCGCAAATCGTGCAAAAAATCTATCCCAAAGCTTTTTTGCGCTCTCGCGAGCTAAACGTGAACGCGCGCCTAAAATCAGGCTTTAGCGAGGCGGAGATCGAGCGCATAAGAGGTCTGGCGCAAACGCAAAAGACAAGGCAGACAAAATGA